Proteins encoded together in one Carassius auratus strain Wakin chromosome 32, ASM336829v1, whole genome shotgun sequence window:
- the LOC113052214 gene encoding gastrula zinc finger protein XlCGF57.1-like: MTFIKEESEDMKIEETFRVKQEDIEEQTELKTLKEERLELNELEEKYQYELKHDFIIGEKYIQTEMTSSQKRALNTESNKCFTCRQCGKTFTQKSNLYVHMRVHTGEKPFNCQQCGKSFTQRGNLKVHMNIHTGEISFTCHQCGKSFTQNGALKRHMRVHTGEKPYTCQQCEKSFTTELNLRYHMNIHTGEKPFSCDECGKKFKRKVTLTCHMGIHSKEESFKCHECGKSFSHKVNLKNHMRLHTGENPYMCVQCGMNFRYKAALNAHLTTHTGQSPYTCKLCGKSFTRELNLKYHMNIHTGEKPFTCDQCGKSFRRKVTLSQHTRIHSRENSFKCDQCGKSYTSMKRLNRHVVSHSAENVFKCQQCGKSFSHKISLKAHMRLHTGEKPYTCPQCGQRFTYKPSLDYHIRDHTGERPYICKQCGKSFTQKGNLKTHMIIHTGEKPFKCQDCGRCFNRKVSLKTHMRIHTGEKPYKCPQCKKCFSYQRALQLHLQAHSGKKLQRSECDKKFMKSRNLKNHQCIHSGRRRFNCDLCNKKCILPSHLQIHLKSHTEVRRYLCSLCGKRFKWHSSLKWHQKTRTCVNIRLRSHRR; this comes from the exons atgacgtttattaaagaggagagtgaagacatgaagattgaagaaacattcagagtcaaacaagAAGATattgaggaacaaacag aGCTGAAGACACTGAAAGAGGAGAGGCTAGAACTGAATGAATTGGAAGAGAAATATCAGTATGAACTGAAACATGATTTCATTATTGGAGAAAAATACATACAGACAGAAATGACTTCATCACAAAAAAGAGCTCTGAATACAGAATCTAACAAATGTTTTACCTGCCGTCAGTGTGGAAAGACTTTCACTCAAAAATCAAACCTCTATGTTCACATGAGagtccacaccggagagaaacctttcaaCTGCCAGcaatgtggaaaaagtttcactCAAAGAGGAAACCTGAAAGTCCACATGAATATTCACACCGGAGAGATTTCTTTCACCTGCCACCAATGTGGGAAAAGTTTCACTCAAAACGGAGCCCTTAAAAggcacatgagagttcacactggagaaaagccctacacctgccaacagtgtgaaAAGAGCTTTACAACAGAACTAAACCTTAGGTATCACATGAACatacacactggagagaagccattcTCATGTGATGAGTGTGGAAAGAAATTCAAACGTAAAGTAACCCTTACTTGCCATATGGGAATTCATTCTAAAGAGGAGAGTTTTAAATGTCatgagtgtggaaagagttttagtcATAAAGTAAACCTCAAGAATCACATGAgacttcacactggagagaatccTTACATGTGTGTTCAGTGCGGAATGAATTTCAGATATAAAGCAGCCCTAAATGCCCACTTGACAACTCACACTGGACAGAGTCCTTACACCTGCAAACTGTGTGGGAAGAGCTTCACACGAGAACTAAACCTCAAGTATCACATGAatattcacactggagagaagccattcacatgtgatcagtgtggaaagagtttcagacgTAAAGTAACTCTTAGTCAGCACACGAGGATTCACTCAAGAGAGAACTCTTTtaaatgtgatcagtgtggaaaaagttacACAAGCATGAAACGCCTAAACAGGCATGTAGTAAGTCACTCTGCAGAGAATGTTTTCAAATGCCagcagtgtggaaaaagtttcagtCATAAAATAAGCCTTAAGGCTCACATGAgacttcacactggagagaaaccttacacgtGCCCTCAGTGTGGACAACGTTTTACTTATAAACCATCCCTTGATTACCACATAAGAGATCACACTGGTGAAAGGCCTTATATAtgcaaacagtgtggaaagagcttcacaCAAAAAGGAAATCTGAAGACTCACATGataattcacactggagagaagccttttaaATGCCAGGACTGTGGAAGGTGTTTCAATCGTAAAGTAAGCCTTAAGactcacatgagaattcacactggagagaagccttacaaaTGTCCTCAATGTAAAAAGTGTTTCTCATATCAAAGAGCCCTTCAACTTCATTTGCAAGCACATTCTGGAAAAAAACTGCAACGTTCAGAGTGTGACAAAAAGTTTATGAAAAGCAGAAATTTGAAAAATCACCAGTGCATTCACTCTGGAAGAAGGCGATTTAATTGTGATCTttgtaataagaaatgtattCTGCCATCACACTTACAGATACACCTGAAAAGTCACACAGAAGTGAGACGCTATTTGTGTTCCTTGTGTGGTAAGAGGTTTAAATGGCACAGCAGTTTGAAATGGCACCAGAAAACACGGACCTGTGTGAACATAAGGCTCCGTTCACACCGTAGGTAA